Sequence from the Drosophila gunungcola strain Sukarami chromosome X unlocalized genomic scaffold, Dgunungcola_SK_2 000023F, whole genome shotgun sequence genome:
acaaagtatcataatttattgaaatatattaacTGAAAATACATCGTTAATGTGATAACTGAATTGGTATTGTATTAATATAGATTCACATTTATaaatcaacatttatttaatattcaaaaatgaTCATGACATatggcatttatttaatattcaaaaattatattatcgcttaactgaattattatttattttattatgcaagaaattaaattttatattaaatattttgtttgaatttcgaactatattttattgtcTGCCTGGCAAATAAAATAGGTTTTATAGTTGCAAAAAAAGTCATGCATTTCTCCGTTGGAGATCCAAACGCAGTTCAGTTTCTGTTCATAGTTTTTGGGATATCCTTGATGCCACTTCAAGAATTTGGCTGGCAAGCCGGAGGCCAGTGATTGAAAGATGCCGCTTTTTTCCCTATCATGGATGCCAAGCCAGTAGTAAGAATTGGGATTGAGTTGGGCTTTGATGGCATTTAGTTCCGATTCATTTTGGATTGCCGCCAAATAGCCACCCATTTCACGACACGTGGCTGCTGCCTCAGTCCAAGTTTTAATACTATATGTTTCTATATAGAAGAATCTCGAACCGATTTGTACGAATTTCGGAGGTATAATTTTCGGATTCTTTTTGGAAAGATCTTTGTGAAGGGTTTTGTTGAGAAGCGCTTGTATCTTCAAAAATTGCACATCCAAGTGGGTCTGTAGGTCCTTCAGTCGCGTCTCGAAGTCCTTTTTAGTAATCATCGCCTTCAAGGATTCGTGGACTTCTGTGCTCTGCTCTTCAATTCCATCCACCTTTTTCTGGAATTCAGGAATCAAATCGATCATCGGTTGCACTTTGGTGAGACAATATGCGCCACACTGACTTGGAGGATCGTTCAGTAGACACACGGATTGGCCATTATCCTGGCCATCAGCCATTGACTTATGCAAATTAAGGACCAAAAAGGTGCA
This genomic interval carries:
- the LOC128260415 gene encoding accessory gland protein Acp29AB-like → MFYFVSYFLCTFLVLNLHKSMADGQDNGQSVCLLNDPPSQCGAYCLTKVQPMIDLIPEFQKKVDGIEEQSTEVHESLKAMITKKDFETRLKDLQTHLDVQFLKIQALLNKTLHKDLSKKNPKIIPPKFVQIGSRFFYIETYSIKTWTEAAATCREMGGYLAAIQNESELNAIKAQLNPNSYYWLGIHDREKSGIFQSLASGLPAKFLKWHQGYPKNYEQKLNCVWISNGEMHDFFCNYKTYFICQADNKI